One genomic segment of Chitinophaga sancti includes these proteins:
- the mnmE gene encoding tRNA uridine-5-carboxymethylaminomethyl(34) synthesis GTPase MnmE, which yields MMLGNNLTGYDDTIVAPATAAGVGAIAVLRLNGANAIEICNQLFPAKDLHKQASHTLHFGSIVENGRTIDEVVVGLYKAPRSYTGENIVEISCHGSPYIQQQIIDACIRAGARMAKPGEYTMRAFLNGKLDLTQAESVADLIASNSAASHQTAMQQMRGGFSKELFALREQLISFSALIELELDFSQEDVEFADRTSFYKLISEAMQVVKHLADSFQMGNVIKNGVNTAIVGKPNAGKSTLLNTLLNENRAIVSDIAGTTRDTIEEILNIQGILFRLIDTAGIRESNDTIETIGVQKTMEKIREAGVVLYMFDVNQTSVEDLQEQIDAFKKDNINYLLVGNKTDIAGLEANKSKFRGIEDILYISARQHEHIEDLKDRLVHKVMSGDINTEATIVTNARHHAALQEVMKSLIDVKNGLDNQLPGDLLSLDIRRCLHFLGEITGQITNEDQLDFIFSKFCIGK from the coding sequence ATGATGCTTGGGAATAATCTTACAGGATATGACGATACTATTGTAGCCCCCGCTACTGCCGCCGGTGTAGGCGCTATTGCTGTATTGCGCCTCAATGGAGCCAATGCCATTGAGATCTGCAACCAGCTCTTTCCAGCCAAAGACCTGCATAAACAGGCCAGCCATACCTTACACTTCGGTAGCATCGTGGAGAATGGACGTACTATTGATGAAGTAGTCGTGGGTCTTTATAAGGCGCCCCGCTCTTACACTGGTGAAAATATCGTGGAAATCTCCTGTCATGGTTCTCCCTACATCCAACAACAAATCATCGATGCCTGTATTCGTGCCGGCGCCAGAATGGCAAAACCCGGTGAGTATACCATGCGTGCCTTCCTGAATGGTAAGCTGGACCTGACCCAGGCAGAATCTGTAGCCGACCTGATCGCGAGTAACTCCGCTGCCAGCCACCAGACAGCCATGCAACAGATGCGCGGTGGATTCTCAAAAGAACTTTTCGCCCTGAGAGAACAACTTATCAGCTTCTCTGCACTCATTGAACTGGAACTGGATTTCAGCCAGGAAGATGTGGAATTTGCTGATCGTACCTCATTCTATAAACTCATCAGCGAAGCCATGCAGGTAGTCAAGCACCTGGCTGATTCATTCCAGATGGGGAACGTGATTAAGAATGGCGTGAACACTGCCATCGTCGGCAAACCCAACGCCGGAAAATCAACCCTGCTCAATACCCTGCTCAATGAAAACCGTGCTATTGTAAGTGACATAGCCGGCACTACCCGCGATACGATTGAGGAAATCCTCAATATCCAGGGTATCCTGTTCAGATTGATCGATACAGCTGGTATCCGCGAAAGCAATGACACTATTGAAACTATCGGTGTGCAAAAGACCATGGAGAAAATTCGTGAGGCCGGTGTAGTGTTATACATGTTTGATGTAAACCAGACCAGTGTTGAAGACCTGCAGGAACAGATCGATGCCTTTAAAAAAGATAATATTAACTACCTGCTGGTAGGGAATAAAACTGATATCGCCGGACTGGAAGCCAATAAATCCAAATTCAGGGGCATTGAAGACATTCTGTATATCTCCGCCCGCCAGCATGAACATATCGAAGACCTGAAAGACCGTCTGGTACATAAAGTCATGAGTGGAGATATCAACACGGAAGCGACCATTGTGACCAATGCCCGGCACCATGCAGCCCTGCAGGAGGTGATGAAGTCCCTTATCGATGTAAAGAATGGATTAGATAATCAACTGCCTGGTGACCTGCTGTCGCTGGATATCAGACGTTGTCTGCATTTCCTTGGTGAGATCACGGGACAGATCACGAATGAGGACCAGCTGGATTTTATTTTCAGTAAGTTCTGTATCGGGAAATAA
- a CDS encoding ectonucleotide pyrophosphatase/phosphodiesterase gives MKKILLVPALLMLAFTTFAQQAEHVILITIDGFRPDFYQDASWGMVNLRMMKDSGTYADGVNSVFPTVTYPNHTSLITGVTPMKHGIYYNTPYEPKGATGVWYFYYDSLKVPTLFDAVHKAGKKSASVIWPVTVHAPVDYNIPDVWPLGKNKDRRVAMAEYANPSTLWQEVQDSATGKIQEDDWAMNNGELIFDENIARISGYLIQKYKPAFITLHFPCTDHYEHQIGRDGYLVRKSVSGADRAIGTILEAVQRAGIADNTTIIVTGDHGFVNIEKSFNPNVLLVKNGIKAQFHACGGSAFLHQEDKNDKATVDKVIAILKALPADQQKMFRILYRQQLDKIGVDPNAAMAITALGHVTIGGAKRGELIKSAKGGTHGYYPDFKEIQTGFVAYGAGIKQGGHVKEMNVTDVAPIIAELLKLDLGKVDGKVPAGVIK, from the coding sequence ATGAAAAAGATATTACTCGTTCCCGCATTACTCATGCTGGCATTCACCACCTTCGCCCAACAGGCAGAGCATGTCATCTTAATTACCATTGATGGCTTTAGACCCGACTTTTACCAGGACGCTTCCTGGGGAATGGTAAACCTGCGTATGATGAAAGATAGCGGTACCTATGCGGATGGGGTAAACAGTGTATTTCCAACTGTAACCTATCCCAATCACACCTCGCTGATCACAGGTGTTACACCTATGAAGCACGGTATTTATTACAACACTCCTTACGAACCAAAGGGAGCGACCGGTGTCTGGTATTTCTATTACGATTCATTGAAAGTACCAACTCTCTTTGATGCCGTACACAAGGCCGGGAAGAAATCTGCCAGTGTGATCTGGCCCGTAACAGTACATGCACCGGTTGATTATAACATTCCTGATGTATGGCCATTGGGCAAAAATAAAGACAGAAGGGTAGCGATGGCCGAATATGCAAATCCATCCACGCTATGGCAGGAAGTACAAGATAGCGCTACGGGCAAAATACAGGAAGATGACTGGGCGATGAACAACGGAGAATTGATCTTTGATGAAAACATTGCCAGAATCAGCGGTTACCTGATTCAGAAATATAAACCAGCTTTCATCACCCTACATTTCCCATGTACTGATCACTACGAACACCAGATTGGTCGTGACGGTTACCTCGTCAGAAAATCAGTATCCGGGGCTGACAGAGCCATCGGTACTATTCTGGAAGCCGTACAAAGGGCTGGTATTGCCGATAACACGACCATCATCGTCACCGGTGACCATGGGTTTGTGAATATTGAAAAGTCTTTTAATCCAAATGTATTATTGGTTAAAAATGGTATCAAGGCACAGTTTCACGCCTGCGGCGGTTCTGCTTTCCTACACCAGGAAGATAAGAACGACAAGGCAACTGTGGATAAAGTGATCGCCATACTGAAAGCCTTACCCGCTGACCAGCAGAAAATGTTCAGGATCTTATATCGTCAGCAACTGGATAAAATAGGTGTTGATCCAAATGCGGCAATGGCTATTACAGCTTTAGGTCATGTAACGATTGGTGGTGCAAAGAGAGGAGAACTCATTAAGTCCGCTAAAGGAGGAACCCATGGCTACTATCCTGACTTCAAAGAAATTCAGACCGGCTTTGTCGCTTATGGTGCTGGTATCAAACAGGGTGGACATGTCAAAGAAATGAACGTTACAGATGTAGCCCCTATCATTGCTGAATTGTTGAAACTCGACTTAGGCAAGGTAGATGGCAAAGTGCCTGCAGGCGTAATAAAATAA